In Drosophila pseudoobscura strain MV-25-SWS-2005 chromosome 4, UCI_Dpse_MV25, whole genome shotgun sequence, the following proteins share a genomic window:
- the LOC6902786 gene encoding titin, with protein sequence MICASEHSDEGWSGGDGGSHYGGSGASGSGSGSSGGGGEGHYQHHHTPTTYSEISKHVPVHVIEKIPLPIPHPVAVQVPNVIRLQIPEPYAVHVPVQQEIQVPVYKIVPEITERKIPYTVERPYPVEVEKPYPVEVIKQIRIPVPKPYPVPITIYKHVLQKEHGW encoded by the coding sequence ATGATCTGCGCCTCGGAGCACAGCGACGAGGGATGGTCAGGAGGGGATGGTGGCTCCCACTACGGTGGAAGCGGcgccagcggcagtggcagtgggagtaGCGGAGGAGGCGGGGAGGGACACTACCAGCATCATCATACACCCACCACATATTCGGAGATCTCCAAGCACGTGCCCGTGCATGTGATAGAGAAGATTCCACTGCCCATTCCCCATCCGGTGGCCGTGCAAGTGCCCAATGTGATCCGCTTGCAGATCCCCGAACCCTATGCCGTCCACGTGCCCGTCCAGCAGGAGATCCAAGTGCCAGTCTACAAGATAGTCCCAGAGATAACCGAACGGAAGATACCCTACACGGTGGAGAGGCCCTATCCCGTCGAAGTGGAGAAGCCCTATCCCGTGGAGGTGATCAAGCAGATCAGGATTCCGGTGCCGAAGCCCTATCCCGTTCCTATAACCATTTACAAGCATGTCCTCCAGAAGGAGCATGGCTGGTAG